The proteins below come from a single Gimesia alba genomic window:
- a CDS encoding PPC domain-containing protein — protein MTNGKDLENLDSLWFSHPGIKAVPKIQESNGKKTPIANTFMVTVGKEVPAGVYDVRAHGLYGLSNPRSFVVGDLLEKAEAEPNNKSDQATAVAMDSVVNAGLQGATDVDYFSFPGKKGEKVSIDCRAARIDSPMVAVVELYGPDNKRLASERDTFRNDPYINLTLPQDGTYQIKVFDLTYSGGAQHVYRLSVHKKPHIEFIMPPSGTPGTTSNYTLYGYNLPGGKISDWSIGDEPLQEVQVSIALPAKPTTLEMGEQGFPHEVSADGFSYVWESPAGSSNPVTIFFAEGKIVRDEQTKEETLSIPGEFVGQFEAKNDVDTFRFTGKAKEKYSIEVFGQRNGIVMDPVIVVDQVIKDKEGKETFKRLANVGATSVFPDLGGKLFDTRTDDPYYLFTAPADGEYRVTLRDLQFETRGNPRMVYRAVLRQPKPDYRLVALPLHPQAVNTGGAPAAIALRKGDSFKISVMALRQDGFNETIDLSVKGLPAGVTCKAASIGAGSNNAEMIITADESAKKWSGQIEIVGHAAGPDAKKLERVARAATVLRPVAVNIRAESRIARSLGLSVIDEVAPYQVVADVAEVKVNQGRQILVPVKVVKRTGFDNAVALAWSGVPKNSNITTQNKTIAKGKQEELFQVFVKNNAKPGVYTTYLQSTVDVSYRRNPGQVDDAKKEQAELAKKLTDAQAALAAATKKRDEIAKASDKTAEQKKAEQAKAEAEVKAATASVKAADAAKKASDKKVAAAEKAAAPKTVKVYAPSTPLVIRVNPAPVTLTLNVPSGGALKKGAGIDVKATIKRINNFKGPVELTLPLPPGVKGVTATTVQIPADQTEATIPIKAGADATEGDLANMVVRAKADFQGEALVDAPIKLKVTK, from the coding sequence GTGACGAACGGCAAAGACCTGGAAAACCTGGACTCACTCTGGTTCAGTCATCCCGGCATCAAAGCCGTTCCCAAAATACAGGAAAGCAATGGGAAAAAGACACCGATTGCTAATACCTTTATGGTGACGGTTGGCAAAGAGGTGCCTGCCGGCGTATATGATGTCCGAGCACATGGCTTGTATGGACTGAGCAACCCACGTTCATTTGTTGTAGGTGATCTGCTAGAAAAGGCGGAAGCAGAACCGAATAACAAGTCCGATCAAGCAACCGCCGTTGCTATGGATTCCGTTGTCAATGCAGGCCTGCAAGGGGCCACTGATGTGGATTATTTTTCGTTCCCCGGTAAAAAGGGAGAGAAGGTTTCGATTGACTGTCGGGCGGCTCGCATTGATTCACCAATGGTTGCTGTCGTCGAACTTTATGGACCTGACAACAAACGCCTCGCCAGCGAACGCGATACCTTTCGAAACGATCCATACATCAATCTGACGCTGCCGCAAGATGGCACCTATCAGATTAAAGTATTCGACCTGACCTATTCAGGTGGAGCACAACACGTCTATCGCTTGAGTGTGCATAAAAAACCGCATATCGAATTTATTATGCCTCCCTCCGGAACACCGGGGACAACTTCCAATTATACATTGTATGGTTATAACCTGCCGGGAGGAAAAATCTCGGACTGGAGCATCGGTGATGAGCCTCTCCAGGAAGTTCAGGTTTCTATTGCACTGCCAGCGAAACCCACCACATTAGAAATGGGAGAGCAGGGCTTTCCGCATGAAGTAAGTGCAGACGGGTTTTCCTATGTCTGGGAGTCACCGGCCGGAAGTTCGAATCCAGTAACGATTTTCTTTGCGGAAGGAAAAATCGTTCGCGATGAACAGACAAAAGAAGAGACGTTGAGCATTCCCGGAGAGTTTGTGGGACAGTTTGAAGCAAAAAATGACGTTGATACTTTTCGCTTTACCGGTAAGGCCAAAGAAAAATATTCGATCGAAGTCTTTGGTCAGCGAAACGGAATTGTGATGGACCCTGTGATCGTCGTTGATCAGGTAATCAAAGATAAAGAGGGTAAAGAGACATTCAAACGCTTGGCCAATGTAGGAGCGACCAGTGTCTTCCCGGATCTGGGGGGCAAATTATTCGATACACGAACCGATGATCCTTACTACCTGTTTACCGCTCCCGCTGATGGTGAGTACCGGGTGACCCTGCGTGATCTTCAGTTTGAAACGCGTGGAAATCCGCGTATGGTTTATCGGGCAGTACTGCGACAGCCTAAGCCTGATTATCGACTGGTGGCCTTACCTCTACATCCGCAAGCCGTTAATACGGGCGGCGCTCCTGCCGCGATCGCTCTGCGAAAAGGGGACAGTTTCAAAATCTCTGTGATGGCGCTGAGACAGGATGGCTTCAATGAAACAATTGATCTTTCGGTTAAAGGGCTACCAGCCGGTGTGACCTGTAAAGCGGCGAGTATTGGTGCCGGCAGCAATAATGCAGAGATGATTATCACTGCCGATGAATCAGCGAAAAAATGGTCGGGCCAAATCGAAATTGTTGGTCATGCAGCAGGCCCTGACGCTAAGAAACTGGAGCGGGTTGCACGTGCTGCGACGGTTTTGAGGCCAGTGGCAGTGAATATTCGTGCGGAGTCTCGAATTGCACGCTCGCTGGGGCTGTCTGTGATTGATGAAGTCGCTCCCTATCAGGTGGTGGCGGATGTTGCCGAGGTCAAAGTGAATCAAGGGCGACAGATTTTGGTTCCCGTCAAAGTTGTCAAACGCACGGGATTTGATAATGCCGTGGCGCTCGCCTGGAGTGGTGTTCCTAAAAACAGCAATATTACGACGCAGAATAAAACGATCGCCAAAGGCAAACAGGAAGAATTGTTCCAGGTTTTCGTCAAGAACAATGCGAAGCCCGGCGTGTATACAACTTACTTGCAGTCGACCGTAGATGTCTCTTACCGTCGTAACCCCGGTCAAGTTGACGATGCCAAAAAAGAACAGGCTGAGCTGGCAAAGAAATTGACCGATGCACAAGCCGCTCTGGCAGCTGCGACTAAAAAACGGGATGAGATTGCCAAAGCTTCGGATAAGACGGCGGAACAAAAGAAAGCAGAACAGGCTAAAGCAGAAGCGGAAGTCAAAGCGGCAACAGCGAGTGTGAAAGCCGCCGATGCTGCGAAGAAAGCGTCTGACAAGAAAGTGGCTGCTGCAGAAAAGGCGGCTGCTCCCAAGACCGTTAAAGTGTATGCTCCCTCAACGCCTTTAGTGATTCGCGTCAATCCGGCTCCGGTCACGCTGACTTTGAATGTTCCCAGTGGTGGTGCACTGAAGAAGGGGGCGGGCATTGATGTCAAAGCGACCATTAAACGGATCAATAATTTTAAAGGACCAGTGGAATTGACGTTGCCGCTTCCCCCCGGTGTGAAGGGAGTCACTGCGACTACCGTTCAGATTCCGGCTGATCAGACCGAAGCGACAATTCCAATTAAGGCTGGTGCAGATGCCACTGAAGGCGATCTGGCGAACATGGTGGTACGTGCCAAAGCTGACTTCCAGGGGGAAGCTCTGGTGGATGCACCGATCAAGCTAAAAGTAACCAAGTAA
- a CDS encoding c-type cytochrome domain-containing protein: MRNRFANLCVVLAAVFAAGSFAVAEEKPIKPAKVELGRPVSFEKDVFPILDANCIACHNVAKKEGSLVLENVEALIKGGDSGASVVPGKPDESYLYNVAARVEESFMPPLPNKVGAKALTPQQVGILRQWIIEGAKSSGKSADAGVAWQSLPPGLNSIYATALSPWARYAAVGRANRISVYDLASGTEAATLNDPALVKLQKDGKPFYPQGAAHRDFVHSLAFNSDGSLLASGGYRVVKLWKKSIGNVVKKIDLPAAVNSMALNADRSVLAVATADNSASLWKLPEGKKLVDLKGHAGEIKGLAFTPDRSKVVTSSADQSLRVWNAADGKQISTMKTPAVINSLTVSKDGAQVMAGAANNIIYVWPLTIPAPKAGEKAPEIPAALYELKGHTKPVSSVELVMPAGTQLVSGSEDGTVRVWDLNGKKQVRSINHGAPVTDVDVSPDAKNIVSVSVNGTGKIWQLSDGKMLKEFRGDLAKERALIVATEAQTVEKQKVALGDAAVKAADKNVKDRETELKKRNEELAAAKKALPEAKKKADESAKKVEAAKAEQAKLLADHKKKGEDAVKAANAQKAAADKAVADADAKLKQVNQQNQTAIAAAEKEVAAAKKALDDANAVKPDPKDKAAEQKKKDAVAKAKTAFDAVQKKLAAAKQKKTTDEKQATQAIQTAKQAVAKATAAVTAATKLAASKPDTKAVDKKVADAEAEAKKLADAATAAAKKITSSERSVKVAETTLTKIKGQLAERTKEKAALDASAKKLDAALAEAKKQAAVLTPIKAVAFSEDGKQVVTGDDSHQVRVWDVASGKELDTLAGHTAAVSSVGYTSKTTVVSGSADKTVLIQSIQPVWSLIAQLGADTKDPMNVGGSPISNRALCLDFSPDGKLLAVGGGDPSRSGEIILWDVATGKVVRKLDNAHSDTVLGLKFSRTGKSLLTGAADKFVKIFDVATGKFVKSFEGHTHHVLDVAWKADESTIVSAGADNVIKVWNIETGEQKRTISGYSKQVTSISFLGLGDNIVSGGGDKTVRMHLTTNGKNVRNLGGSTDYVYSVAGSRDEATVIAGGEDGILRVWDAKTGKLLHSFNPPAVSGNQQASAGK, translated from the coding sequence ATGCGGAACCGGTTTGCTAATTTATGTGTGGTGTTAGCTGCAGTTTTTGCCGCTGGAAGTTTTGCGGTGGCAGAAGAAAAACCGATCAAACCTGCGAAAGTAGAGTTGGGACGTCCTGTCAGCTTTGAGAAAGATGTGTTTCCGATCCTGGATGCCAATTGCATCGCCTGCCATAACGTAGCGAAAAAAGAAGGCTCGCTCGTTCTGGAAAATGTCGAAGCGTTGATCAAGGGTGGAGACAGCGGTGCTTCAGTAGTACCCGGGAAACCTGATGAAAGTTATCTCTACAATGTTGCAGCCCGCGTCGAAGAAAGTTTCATGCCCCCGCTGCCGAACAAGGTGGGAGCCAAAGCGTTAACGCCTCAGCAGGTTGGTATTCTACGTCAGTGGATTATCGAAGGTGCCAAATCCAGTGGAAAGTCTGCTGATGCGGGCGTTGCCTGGCAGTCTCTGCCACCTGGTTTGAACTCAATTTATGCGACCGCACTTTCTCCCTGGGCACGTTATGCAGCAGTCGGGCGTGCGAATCGTATTTCTGTCTACGATCTGGCTTCCGGAACTGAAGCAGCCACATTAAATGATCCTGCTTTGGTGAAATTGCAAAAGGATGGAAAACCATTTTATCCGCAGGGAGCCGCACATCGCGATTTTGTACATTCACTCGCGTTTAATTCAGATGGCAGTCTGCTTGCTTCAGGCGGCTATCGGGTTGTTAAACTCTGGAAGAAATCGATCGGGAATGTGGTCAAGAAAATCGATCTTCCTGCCGCTGTGAACAGCATGGCATTGAACGCAGACCGTAGCGTGCTGGCCGTTGCAACTGCTGACAATTCTGCCTCTCTCTGGAAATTGCCGGAAGGGAAGAAATTGGTAGATTTGAAAGGGCACGCTGGCGAAATCAAAGGGCTGGCCTTTACTCCGGATCGCTCGAAAGTGGTTACATCTTCGGCTGATCAAAGTTTGCGTGTCTGGAATGCCGCCGATGGTAAGCAGATTTCAACTATGAAAACACCAGCCGTCATTAATTCATTGACGGTCAGTAAAGATGGCGCTCAGGTGATGGCGGGCGCCGCAAACAACATCATTTATGTCTGGCCTCTGACGATTCCCGCTCCCAAAGCAGGAGAAAAAGCACCAGAGATTCCTGCCGCTCTGTATGAGCTAAAGGGACATACCAAACCCGTTTCATCAGTCGAACTGGTCATGCCGGCAGGCACACAACTGGTCTCTGGCAGTGAAGACGGTACTGTCCGTGTCTGGGACTTGAATGGCAAAAAACAGGTTCGGTCGATCAACCACGGGGCGCCTGTTACAGACGTTGATGTCAGTCCTGATGCTAAAAATATCGTTTCGGTATCCGTTAACGGAACAGGAAAGATCTGGCAGTTGAGTGACGGCAAAATGCTGAAGGAATTCCGCGGCGATCTAGCGAAAGAACGCGCGTTGATTGTAGCGACCGAAGCACAGACCGTTGAAAAGCAAAAAGTTGCTTTAGGTGACGCCGCAGTTAAAGCTGCTGACAAGAATGTCAAAGATCGTGAAACAGAACTGAAAAAACGGAATGAAGAATTGGCGGCAGCGAAAAAGGCATTGCCGGAAGCTAAGAAAAAGGCTGATGAATCTGCCAAGAAGGTAGAAGCAGCCAAGGCTGAACAGGCGAAATTGCTGGCCGATCATAAGAAAAAAGGCGAAGATGCTGTTAAAGCAGCCAATGCACAAAAGGCGGCTGCGGACAAAGCGGTTGCTGACGCTGATGCAAAGCTGAAGCAGGTTAATCAGCAGAATCAGACTGCGATTGCAGCAGCCGAAAAAGAGGTGGCTGCGGCCAAGAAAGCATTGGATGATGCCAATGCGGTCAAGCCTGATCCAAAAGATAAAGCTGCAGAGCAAAAGAAGAAGGACGCCGTTGCGAAAGCAAAAACCGCCTTTGACGCAGTACAGAAAAAACTGGCTGCAGCAAAGCAGAAAAAAACGACTGATGAAAAACAGGCAACGCAGGCTATTCAGACGGCAAAGCAGGCCGTTGCAAAAGCGACTGCTGCAGTAACGGCTGCGACGAAGCTGGCTGCTTCCAAACCTGATACGAAAGCCGTCGATAAGAAAGTTGCTGACGCTGAAGCCGAAGCGAAAAAACTGGCCGATGCGGCTACAGCAGCAGCAAAAAAGATTACTTCTTCAGAGCGTTCTGTTAAAGTCGCAGAAACCACTCTGACGAAAATCAAAGGCCAACTTGCTGAGCGCACTAAGGAGAAAGCTGCTTTAGATGCATCGGCTAAAAAACTGGACGCAGCTCTTGCGGAAGCAAAAAAACAGGCCGCAGTTCTGACTCCCATTAAAGCCGTTGCTTTCTCTGAAGATGGCAAACAGGTTGTGACTGGTGATGACAGTCATCAAGTTCGCGTATGGGATGTGGCTTCCGGTAAAGAACTGGATACATTAGCCGGTCATACCGCAGCTGTCTCCTCTGTTGGATATACATCCAAGACAACCGTCGTTTCCGGCAGTGCTGATAAGACGGTTTTAATTCAGAGTATTCAACCTGTCTGGTCACTGATTGCCCAGTTGGGCGCTGATACCAAAGACCCAATGAATGTGGGTGGATCACCAATCTCTAATCGGGCACTTTGTCTGGACTTCAGCCCGGATGGAAAGTTACTGGCTGTCGGAGGTGGAGATCCTTCACGAAGTGGTGAAATCATTCTTTGGGATGTTGCAACCGGTAAAGTGGTCCGGAAGCTCGATAATGCCCACAGCGATACCGTGCTGGGACTGAAGTTCTCTCGGACTGGAAAATCATTGCTGACTGGTGCTGCTGACAAGTTTGTGAAAATCTTTGATGTGGCGACGGGTAAGTTTGTGAAATCGTTTGAAGGACACACGCATCACGTACTGGATGTTGCCTGGAAAGCGGATGAATCCACGATAGTCAGTGCAGGAGCCGACAATGTGATTAAGGTCTGGAATATTGAAACCGGCGAACAGAAACGAACGATTTCCGGTTATTCCAAACAGGTGACGTCGATTTCTTTCCTCGGGTTGGGAGATAACATTGTCAGCGGTGGCGGCGATAAAACCGTTCGCATGCACCTGACGACCAACGGTAAAAATGTCCGCAATCTGGGTGGTTCTACAGACTACGTGTATAGCGTGGCTGGCAGCCGGGATGAGGCGACGGTGATTGCTGGTGGCGAAGATGGCATCTTGCGAGTCTGGGACGCAAAAACGGGGAAACTGCTTCATAGTTTTAATCCGCCCGCGGTCTCTGGAAATCAGCAGGCCAGTGCCGGAAAGTAA
- a CDS encoding glucuronate isomerase yields the protein MSEQLSKRIFAELESLVLIDPHTHINPHSAASTTLADIMGYHYYTELAHSAGLAKELIEEPGIDPKEKVGRLVTQLDDLDNTIQLSWLLDICSEFFDFQEDAITESNWEKLYDTAAEKMAQPDWEQQVLKQSGLEQVFLTNDFDDPLEGFDTKLYIPCLRTDDLVFHLVKSETRERLAKATQMDIGCAKTLRDAIGELFAHFTAKGARACAISLPPDFSPVAVTADQVDSTVRSLFAGNELTCEESKTVSQFVFWTLAEYCAVHRLPFDLMIGVNRRVYEAGVFQGQDLYDKRTSLILYKELFNAFPNVTFPVSVLTSTSNQELVSYSWIFPNVVINGHWWYSNTPAFIHFDCKSRLEAVPKTKQVGYYSDMYKLEFALPKFRMYRRVLANVLASDFVIGRNWSEQRAIDLGKLVLRGNVETIFGC from the coding sequence ATGTCTGAACAGTTAAGTAAACGTATTTTCGCGGAACTCGAGAGTCTTGTTCTGATCGACCCGCATACGCATATCAATCCTCATTCTGCCGCCTCCACCACATTGGCAGACATCATGGGGTATCATTATTATACCGAGTTGGCCCATTCAGCTGGTCTTGCCAAAGAATTAATTGAAGAACCGGGTATCGATCCTAAAGAGAAGGTGGGACGTCTGGTCACTCAATTGGACGATCTGGATAACACAATCCAGCTGAGCTGGTTGCTGGATATCTGCAGTGAATTCTTCGATTTTCAAGAGGATGCCATTACGGAATCTAATTGGGAGAAGCTGTACGATACCGCTGCTGAGAAAATGGCACAGCCAGACTGGGAGCAGCAGGTCTTAAAACAGAGTGGTCTTGAGCAGGTCTTTTTGACGAATGATTTCGATGACCCTCTGGAAGGTTTCGACACGAAGTTGTATATCCCCTGTCTGCGGACGGATGATCTGGTGTTTCATTTGGTGAAAAGTGAAACGCGAGAGCGACTGGCGAAAGCCACTCAGATGGACATTGGTTGTGCCAAAACGCTGAGGGATGCTATCGGCGAGTTATTTGCGCATTTCACGGCGAAAGGGGCGCGAGCCTGTGCAATTTCATTACCGCCTGATTTTTCACCTGTCGCCGTGACGGCTGACCAAGTTGATTCTACAGTCCGATCCTTGTTTGCCGGTAATGAACTTACGTGTGAAGAATCGAAAACTGTCAGCCAGTTTGTATTCTGGACCCTGGCAGAATATTGTGCAGTACATCGCTTGCCATTTGACCTGATGATCGGGGTCAATCGTCGGGTCTATGAAGCGGGCGTTTTTCAGGGGCAGGACCTCTACGACAAGCGGACTTCGCTGATCCTTTATAAAGAACTGTTCAACGCCTTTCCCAATGTGACCTTTCCTGTGTCTGTGTTGACGAGTACCAGTAATCAAGAATTGGTCAGCTACAGTTGGATTTTCCCGAATGTTGTCATCAATGGTCACTGGTGGTATTCAAATACACCTGCGTTTATTCATTTTGACTGCAAGAGTCGTCTGGAAGCGGTGCCGAAAACGAAACAGGTCGGTTATTACAGCGATATGTATAAGCTGGAATTTGCCTTGCCTAAGTTCCGCATGTATCGTCGAGTATTAGCGAATGTATTAGCCAGCGATTTTGTGATTGGTCGGAACTGGTCTGAACAGCGTGCCATTGATCTGGGTAAACTGGTTCTGAGAGGGAATGTGGAGACCATATTTGGTTGCTAA